One part of the Helicoverpa armigera isolate CAAS_96S chromosome 3, ASM3070526v1, whole genome shotgun sequence genome encodes these proteins:
- the LOC110375147 gene encoding splicing factor 3B subunit 6: MALALQRRANVRLPPEVNRILYVRNLPYKISAEEMYDIFGKYGAIRQIRVGNTPETRGTAFIVYEDIFDAKNACDHLSGFNVCNRYLVVLYYRSNKAFKGMDIEKKAEEIDALKKKYGISSEDLRK; the protein is encoded by the exons ATGGCTTTAGCCCTTCAAAGGCGTGCAAAT GTACGATTACCGCCAGAAGTTAACAGAATACTTTATGTCAGAAATTTGCCCTACAAAATATCTGCTGAAGAAATGTATGATATCTTTGGAAAATATGGTGCAATTCGACAAATTCGTGT TGGTAATACGCCGGAGACAAGAGGTACAGCTTTCAtagtttatgaagatatatttGATGCCAAAAATGCCTGTGATCACTTGTCAGGCTTCAATGTTTGCAATCGGTATCTAGTAGTGTTATATTACAGATCAAACAAAGCTTTCAAGGGAATGGATATTGAAAAGAAAGCAGAAGAGATTGATgcactgaaaaagaaatatggTATATCAAGTGAGGATCTGCGAAAATAA